In Gadus morhua chromosome 2, gadMor3.0, whole genome shotgun sequence, a single window of DNA contains:
- the vasnb gene encoding vasorin b: MKVLLTPLTPLFLLLLLLLLPDAALPSDCPKDCSCSTLESIFCFQRHSPTIPQGVPPATQNLYLFSNGIEGLTEEDFDGLESLEMLDLSQNKLTALPDRVFQPLISLRNLDLNSNQITYVSEHCFHGMPLLERLYLYSNHIKTIHPAAFSGLEQLIELKLQGNQLTTLPALSLPRLRLLDLRYNVFPILGPEDLKTPNLESLRLAGVGLTHLDDELMASLGNLHDLDISENQLEVFPPALKEARGLIHLSLGGNPMGPLDVKDLQNLGELHELDISSLSLQGLPEEFPKLFPHLEKLKVAENPFNCLCNLAWFPNWLKTKGITLHRTEETRCHFPPINAGKVLQRMEHSEFGCPITTRVTTTTVKTTTTAADPVTLPLSTSEAFLDPMPSDYSLDPEDDNSLPPVHASPSSSSSIDNEMQPTSCHPNTCSNGGLCRLDRRGQVACACQPGTSGVYCEIPRHHSPSVPEAEVSMATVISDTADISSRAVTSTTIRLDLHRYIERRPYIRGIRLTYRNLSGPDRRPIDLSVPANYPEYTLRGLKPNSTYAVCARPLGTPIGMDSSCTEARTVGQHQSTVGARVEDKRLTTMLVPALAILLSLVLIAAAVGLVCYLRKRRGKSHLNHLDCEPSQLELEGVRTSLDNGELPKKQPEALSPEPAVQNGNLEYEELLLQDHCTSNNNMCTHKPSYF, translated from the coding sequence ATGAAGGTCCTCCTCACTCCGCTGACTCCCCTGTTcctccttctgcttcttctcctcctacCGGACGCTGCCTTGCCAAGCGACTGCCCGAAGGACTGCTCCTGCTCCACTCTGGAGTCCATCTTCTGCTTCCAGCGGCATTCACCCACCATCCCTCAGGGGGTACCCCCGGCCACGCAGAACCTCTACCTCTTTTCCAACGGCATCGAGGGACTAACCGAGGAGGACTTTGACGGCCTGGAGAGCCTTGAGATGCTGGACCTCAGTCAGAACAAGCTGACGGCGCTTCCCGATAGGGTGTTCCAGCCCTTGATCTCCCTGAGGAACCTGGACCTGAACTCCAACCAGATCACGTACGTCTCCGAACACTGCTTCCACGGCATGCCTCTTCTGGAGCGGCTCTACTTGTACAGCAACCACATCAAGACCATCCACCCGGCGGCCTTTAGTGGCTTGGAGCAGCTGATAGAGCTCAAGCTACAGGGAAACCAGCTTACTACACTGCCGGCGCTGTCCTTACCCAGGCTGAGGCTGCTGGACCTCCGCTATAATGTGTTCCCGATTCTCGGTCCGGAAGACCTCAAGACCCCAAACCTCGAGTCCCTGAGGTTGGCGGGAGTCGGGCTCACCCACCTCGATGATGAGCTCATGGCCAGTCTGGGTAATCTCCATGATCTGGACATATCAGAGAATCAACTGGAGGTGTTCCCTCCGGCGCTGAAGGAAGCAAGAGGGTTGATCCACCTCAGCCTCGGAGGGAACCCCATGGGACCCCTGGATGTAAAGGATCTGCAGAATCTGGGGGAACTTCACGAGTTGGACATCAGCAGCCTGAGTTTACAGGGTCTCCCCGAGGAATTCCCGAAGCTTTTCCCCCACTTGGAGAAACTAAAAGTAGCAGAGAATCCCTTCAACTGCCTGTGCAACCTTGCATGGTTTCCAAACTGGCTGAAGACCAAGGGAATTACCCTGCACAGAACCGAGGAGACCCGCTGCCACTTCCCCCCGATAAATGCTGGGAAGGTTCTGCAGAGGATGGAGCACAGTGAGTTTGGTTGCCCTATTACGACCAGAGTGACCACCACCACGGtcaagaccaccaccaccgcagCTGACCCTGTGACCCTCCCCCTAAGTACATCTGAGGCTTTTCTCGATCCGATGCCCAGCGACTACTCCTTGGACCCGGAAGACGACAATTCTTTGCCACCCGTCCAtgccagccccagcagcagcagcagcattgaCAATGAGATGCAGCCGACTTCGTGCCATCCCAACACCTGCTCTAACGGTGGACTGTGTCGGCTGGACCGACGTGGCCAGGTAGCATGCGCCTGTCAACCCGGCACCTCGGGCGTCTACTGCGAGATCCCCCGTCATCATTCACCCTCCGTGCCTGAGGCCGAGGTGTCCATGGCAACGGTCATCTCGGACACAGCGGACATCAGCTCCCGGGCCGTGACCTCGACCACCATACGGCTGGACCTTCACCGCTACATCGAGAGGCGACCGTACATCCGTGGAATCCGCCTGACCTACCGGAACCTCTCGGGGCCCGACCGCCGGCCGATCGACCTGAGCGTTCCCGCCAACTACCCGGAGTACACACTCAGAGGCCTGAAGCCAAACTCCACGTACGCCGTGTGCGCCAGGCCTCTGGGCACCCCTATCGGTATGGACAGTTCCTGCACTGAGGCCCGCACGGTGGGCCAGCATCAGAGCACCGTGGGGGCCCGCGTAGAGGACAAGCGGTTGACCACCATGCTAGTGCCGGCCCTGGCCATCTTGTTGTCACTGGTGCTGATAGCAGCGGCCGTGGGGCTCGTTTGCTACCTCCGCAAAAGAAGGGGCAAAAGCCACCTGAACCACCTGGACTGCGAGCCCTCCCAGCTGGAACTGGAGGGCGTGCGGACCAGCCTAGACAATGGGGAGCTGCCTAAGAAGCAGCCCGAGGCCTTGAGTCCCGAGCCTGCCGTTCAGAACGGTAACCTGGAGTACGAGGAGCTGCTGCTCCAGGATCACTGCACCTCGAACAACAATATGTGCACGCACAAGCCCAGCTACTTCTGA